Proteins encoded by one window of Aphidius gifuensis isolate YNYX2018 linkage group LG2, ASM1490517v1, whole genome shotgun sequence:
- the LOC122849893 gene encoding uncharacterized protein LOC122849893 gives MRWLKTEDRDDNIQINKYARIIGTVRKQVELGRYFFILNMEPVKKLFLVYSHLIEITDMALYEEQGAENGIDNGNCHDDNDVSDGVIQRHGKDPSIVSQIIRNCSDEENGFERKDVASKLPSHITTAQSDEILPLILIIYCRLI, from the coding sequence ATGCGTTGGTTGAAAACTGAAGATCGAGatgataatattcaaattaataaatatgctAGAATAATTGGAACTGTACGTAAACAAGTTGAACTTGGTCgttatttctttatattaaatatggaaccagtaaaaaaactttttcttgtttattcACACTTAATAGAAATAACAGATATGGCTCTTTATGAAGAACAAGGTGCAGAAAATGGTATAGATAATGGAAATTGTCATGATGATAACGATGTTAGTGATGGTGTTATTCAAAGACATGGTAAAGATCCTTCAATTGTTTCACAGATTATTCGTAATTGTTCTGATGAAGAAAATGGTTTTGAAAGAAAAGATGTTGCATCAAAATTACCAAGTCATATTACTACTGCACAAAGTGATGAAATACTTCcactaatattaattatttattgtcggCTAATTTGA